In Deferribacter desulfuricans SSM1, the following are encoded in one genomic region:
- a CDS encoding LysM peptidoglycan-binding domain-containing protein, whose protein sequence is MNKIIIVIIILVLSFTFSFAETYTVKKGDTLWDISGKYYNDYFLWPLLWKYNTDINNPDLIYPKQKLILPILNKNLDKITKDSQFVIKKPKVKENLRNQSESFTKINYAIKSLKLNSFEFIKTYLPKCKILAVEEGKFYASNGNLIRILNNGYSINDHIAIYQQVDRIDKNAHIMKVTGYATIKSIDSDNTALAIINKSFEPISRGFYCEKSNEYIIDLSKTFKDIDNNKEGKIIYFTDGVRYASEGLNAIVYDKSNDAKVGDIYTIYRTIDENGYKRKLLAGEAQVIYKSGDYLTVKLIKTDLEVGLGDTAVLTKIIVMN, encoded by the coding sequence ATGAATAAGATAATTATCGTAATAATAATCTTAGTTTTATCCTTTACTTTTTCTTTTGCAGAAACGTACACAGTCAAAAAAGGTGATACTCTTTGGGATATCTCAGGAAAATACTACAACGACTACTTTTTATGGCCTCTACTATGGAAATATAATACTGATATAAATAATCCTGATTTAATTTATCCTAAACAAAAACTTATTTTGCCTATTTTAAACAAAAATCTCGACAAAATAACTAAAGATAGTCAGTTTGTGATAAAGAAACCTAAGGTAAAAGAAAACTTAAGAAACCAGTCAGAATCATTTACAAAAATTAACTATGCAATAAAAAGTCTCAAGTTAAACAGTTTTGAATTTATAAAAACCTATCTGCCAAAATGTAAAATCCTTGCTGTAGAAGAAGGGAAATTTTATGCATCCAATGGTAATCTAATAAGGATATTAAATAATGGGTATAGCATCAATGATCATATAGCAATTTACCAACAAGTAGATAGAATAGATAAAAATGCACATATTATGAAAGTAACTGGTTACGCAACAATTAAATCTATAGACTCTGATAATACAGCTTTGGCAATAATAAATAAATCGTTTGAACCTATAAGTAGAGGATTTTACTGCGAAAAAAGTAATGAATACATAATTGACCTTTCTAAAACATTCAAAGATATTGACAATAATAAAGAAGGCAAAATTATATATTTTACAGATGGCGTAAGGTATGCTTCAGAAGGATTAAATGCAATTGTTTATGATAAGTCTAATGATGCAAAAGTGGGTGATATTTATACAATTTATAGGACAATAGATGAAAATGGTTATAAAAGAAAGCTTCTTGCCGGTGAAGCACAAGTTATTTATAAAAGTGGTGACTACCTAACTGTAAAACTAATAAAAACAGATTTAGAAGTAGGTTTAGGTGATACCGCAGTTTTAACAAAAATTATTGTTATGAATTAA
- the ybgF gene encoding tol-pal system protein YbgF yields MNIKKTFIPVLLLTFTISCAQNNEVIKQSISNLNSDIIDLQKSIAELQLNVQELDRKINVNSENIKVNSEAIAKLKTELNDVKYKIDSFKQKTITPNAPTNTTPNNNISTGQTVKPNNNSEIIIIEDDSADKTTIYSYAYELYMKGKYFESLNKFNEFLKKYPNDDLSDNAMYWIGEIYYSQKDYIKCIDTMKDLIKKYPQGNKVPDAYLKMAYAYIEIGDQDNAVKYLKYLLDNYPATRAASLAKQKLDELGVSYE; encoded by the coding sequence ATGAATATAAAAAAGACTTTTATACCAGTTTTATTACTAACCTTTACAATATCCTGTGCACAAAACAATGAGGTAATAAAACAATCAATTTCAAATTTAAACTCTGATATAATCGACTTGCAAAAATCTATTGCAGAACTTCAGCTAAATGTCCAAGAACTTGATAGAAAAATTAATGTTAATAGTGAAAATATTAAAGTAAATTCGGAAGCTATCGCCAAATTAAAAACCGAATTAAACGATGTAAAATATAAAATCGACTCTTTCAAGCAAAAAACAATTACACCAAATGCACCAACAAACACTACTCCAAACAACAATATTAGTACAGGACAAACAGTTAAACCCAATAACAACAGTGAAATAATAATTATTGAAGATGACTCAGCAGATAAAACCACAATTTATTCATATGCTTATGAACTTTATATGAAAGGTAAGTATTTTGAGAGCTTAAATAAATTCAACGAGTTTCTTAAAAAATATCCAAATGATGATTTATCTGATAACGCAATGTATTGGATCGGCGAAATATACTACAGCCAAAAAGATTATATAAAATGTATTGATACAATGAAAGATTTAATAAAAAAATATCCACAAGGGAATAAAGTCCCAGATGCTTATTTGAAAATGGCTTATGCTTACATAGAAATCGGCGATCAAGATAATGCAGTTAAATACTTAAAATATTTATTAGACAATTACCCAGCAACAAGAGCAGCTTCATTAGCAAAACAAAAATTAGACGAGCTTGGAGTAAGCTATGAATAA